GGCCAAAAAGCGCGCGAGTACCAGGACGGTCGTTATTTTGGCTAATTCAGAAGGTTGTATGTGAATGGGACCCATGTTGAACCAGCGTCGGTCCCCCAATTCGAGCACCAGAACCAAAAGTGTAACTGTCAGGCCATAAAGGACATAGGCAAAGGCGTAAAAAAGTTTAAGGGGAATGACCATGGTGATGGCCATGGCAATAAACCCGAGTAAGGCCCAGATAATTTGCTTTTCATAAATATTGCCGGCCAGGCCCAAATCCCAATTATAACTGGCACTGTAGATGGTGGTAATGCCCATACCAATGCTCAGGCATATTGCTGAGAGGAGGCCGATGTCGAGGTCGCGTCGAACAAATAGAGAAAGATTCACAACTGCCCCGAAAATGAAAAGTTACTGGTTATGGACTGCAATCAATTCGTCGGTGGATTTTGGCACCACGTGTTCAAAATAGGCTTCGAGTGTTTTTTGTGCAATAGGTGCGGCAATTTTGCCTCCCGAACCACCGTTTTCAACAATCACGGCGATGGCAATGCGCGGGTTTTTAACTGGCGCATAAGCGACAAACCAGGCGTGGTCCTCACCGTGGGGATTTTGCGCTGTGCCCGTTTTGCCCGCAACAACAATATTGGGTAAACGGGCGGAACGCCCGGTTCCGTATGGACTGTTGACGACGTCTTCCATCATGCTTTGCACTGTTTTAATTACCTCTTTCGAGAGAGGTAGAGATGTGCTTCCCCCCTTTGTACCTTTGATTACCTGCGGAGTGGGTAGCTGGCCGGTTGCCAGCGCGCTCGTATAGCGCACCACCTGAAGGGGCGTTGCCAGAAGTTCCCCTTGCCCAATGGCCAGGTTGAACATATAGCCGCCCGCCCAGAAGCCGTGCCTTTGCTTGTAATAGGCGCGATTGGGTAGCAGACCGCGTGCTTCACCATCGCCTCCCAAAGCGATGTCGATATTTGTCAATTCACCAAATCCGAACATGGCGGCATACCGATGCCAGTTGTCAATACCCACTTTGAGGCCGAGTTGGTAAAAGAATACATCACAAGATTTGACGAGTGCCTGTCGCATGTTGACAGGACCACAGCCGTTTTTGTTGTGACATCTAAACCGGCGATCGCCGAGAACCATACCCCCTGTGCAGGGTCTCAAGCGATATTCATCGGCTTTGATTATGCCCATGTCCAAAGCGGCAACGGATGTGATCATTTTGAAGACCGAAGCGGGTGGATATTCGCCCTTAAGGCTACGGTTGAGCAAGGGTTTTGATGGGTCTGTTTGCAAGTGCTGCCAGGCTTTGGGGTCTCGGATGGACTGCGGATGAAAACCGGGCTTGCTGACCATGGCTATAATTTCGCCAGACTGTGGATGCATAGCAACCAGGCTGCCACGCATGCTATCTGCAAAGGCGTGTTCGGCGGCATGCTGTACGCGCCAGTCGAGCGTGAGCCACAGATCTTCTCCGGGAATGGGAGGATCTGTTTTTTCGGGAAAACTGCCCACTTCGCGTCCCTTTGCATTCACTTCGATGTATTTGACGCCCTTATGGCCCCGCATTCGGTCTTCAAATATGCGCTCAATGCCTCGTTTTCCAATCTGATCGTCGTAGCCATATCCCTGTGTTTTCAGGTGGGTATATTGAGATGCGTTGATAAGTCCGACATAGCCCAGGGTATGGGGGGCTAAGGGAAAGGATTTACCGATGTTGTGCTGCGCGTGCGCAAATTCGGTGGATATAGCCGAGGATTTGTCAAAGATAGGATAGCCCCGGCGGGTTTCGATTTGGATTTCTACACCGGGAAAGTCATAGCGATTTTCTTCGATAATGGAGATGGCTTCAAAATCCACATCGAGTTTGAGTTTGACCGGGTCGTAAAAATGCCGGTTATGAGATTGCAATTTTTCTGTTATTGTTTCACAGGGCAGATCCACAATTTGCCCGAGGCGTTCGAGAAGCCCATTGCATTTGTCTTCTTCAATATTTGCCAAAAAGCGAGGGGGAATGACCGAGATGTTATAAGCTGGTCTGTTATCGACCAAAATGATACCATTGCGGTCGCGGATCAAGCCGCGATTGGCCTGGATGATGACGGGCTGCATGGTATTCTTTTCAGATTTGATGCGATACTGTTCCCATTCGGCAATCTGCAATATATAGAGGCGAATGCCCAATATGGCAAAGAGGAATGCGACGACACCGAAAAGAATGCGTGCGCGATGTGCTCGAATGCCGTTATGTGTGAAGTCATTCTGCATGGGATTCAATATTGAGAAGTGAGAAATGGGTTAGGACAGACGACAATGCCGTGCCCAATATAGCTGTATAAAGACTTGTACCCAATCCGATGCTCAAAATTTTGAGCGGTTGCAAAGCAACGAGAAAAAAAATAATATCGTGTAAAAGTGTTGCCAAAAATAAAATAACAGCCTGTGCCCGCAGGGCTTCTGCAGCGATGCCTACACGACTATAACCCGCAAAAAAACCAATCAGGCTGTTGCCGAGGGCATTGACGCCCAAACGCGTGCCGGGGTCGTATATGTCGATGAGCAATCCCGATATAAAACCCAGTATTGTGGCTTCAATTTGCCCTCGGGTAAAGGCAATAAAAACCAGTATGATGATGACGATGTCCGGCGCAATGCCGTAAATGGCAAGGCTATCGATCCAGGATGCCTGGAGAAGCAGTGCCAGAAGAATGAGCAAAATATTGCGGACGATAATCATTGCTAAGGCAGTCAGTAGTTAGCTTTCCTCCACCCCTTTTAATCTGCAATTTCTCTGACGCGAATGCGGGTGCCGGGCCGCAAGCGCGATGGACTTCGAATGTCATTCCAGGATTGCAAAGCTGCCACACTGGTATCAAAGGCGCGCGCTATGCTCCACAAGGTATCGCCCGTGCGTACTGTATAAAAGATAGTAGATTCCGATGTTCCATCTTTGGGTACCCATAATGTGAGACGATCTCCTGGATGAATAGGATGATTGGTATTCAAATTGTTCCAGGCACGCAGGTGCGAGACCGTAATGCCTTTTCGTCTGGCAATGCCCCATAGGGTATCACCTGTGCGCACTGTGACATTGATCTGGCGATAGTGTGTGGGGTCGGGGTTGTGGCTAATATTTTTTGTTTGTAGTACCGGACGCGTCTGTGTTGTAGCAGACAGGCGTTTGGCGTGGGGATACATTGGGATGCTGAGTTTTTGACCGATTTGCAGGCGGCGAGGGTTGGTGATGCCATTGGCTGCCTGCAGGTCGGCTGACGAGACCCCCACGCGAGATGCGATCCCCGATATGGTATCGCCGCGTTTGACCACATAGTCGATGAGTTGGATTTTTTTGTGTTCTGGTATTTGCGCGTAATTGGCTCTAAATTTCGCGCCTGTTCCTTTTGGAACGCGCAAATTATAGGCGTTTCGCCGCATGGCAGGCGGTGTATATGGGCGGCGCAGTTCGGGATTAAGATGGCGCAGATAGGTGTAGGTAGTGCCCGCACATTCCGCAGCCAAACGCAGGTTTACAGGTTCTGTCAAAGCGACTTTGTCATAAGACATAGGAGGTTGATAGACAACATCTTTAAAGCCAAAAAAAGTGGGGTCTTTGGCAATGATGACAGCTGCCATAAACTTGGGTACATGATTGCGAGTTTCTCTGGGTAATGCGTCGATTTCCCAAAAGTCGCGGGTTTTGGATCTTGCAATGGCGCGATCCATACGGCCCTGCCCACAGTTGTAGGCCGCGACAACCAGATGCCAATCTCCAAAGTAGTCGTATAGATGATTGAGATGTCGCGCAGCAGCGTGTGTAGATTTTTCGGGGTTCATGCGATCATCGACATAGGTGTTGCGTCGCAGGCCATAGAGCAAGCCAGTGCGATACATAAATTGCCACATGCCCAGGGCGCGTGCACGCGAGAGCGCACGGTTATTAAATCCGCTTTCGATCATGGCTTTGTACGCGAGGTCCAAAGGCAGACCCTGTTCGCGGAAAATTGTCTGGATCATGGGCAAATAGGCGGTGGAGCGAGACAGGCTGCGTTCAAAGAAGTCGCGCTTTTCAGTGAGGAAATATTGGATGTAAGCCATGACTTCGGGTGTCAGGTCAATGGGTACATCGGCTTGCCCTGCCAGCACTCTTATTTTGAGTTCTCGATAGTGCGGATGATGTAACAAGTCGGCAGACACAGATTCGGGAAGGGTATTGAGCAGGGTTGCCAGTGGTGCATGCGGTGGTATGGGCGCACGGGACGAAATCGCGTGATAGCGTTCGAGTGTGAAACGCATCAACGCAGCCCATTTTTTTGCTGTTTCCGGTTCGGCAACAAAACGATGGCGCAACATGTGCGCTGCCGTATCGAGCAAAGCTCTTACGCGAAGAGAGTGGGTTTCGACTGCGGCTTTTTGAAGCAGGTCATAGAGACGGTCACCCGTGGGTTCAATATCTTCTATAGCTATAGAAGGCTTTATTGATATAATTGGTTCTGCAACTTCTGCTGGTTCTGTAACCTCTGGTACAGTTACGGGGGCAGGTGCGGGTGCGAGAGGCGTGCGTGCGGTGGTTGCACAACCCGCCAAAACTATAACTGCAATGAGATAAAGGTTATACCGCATGGCTGTCTTCGCGTTATTGAGAAGATTTTGCCTGTACAATGAATGCTGTTTCATAGCCTTTCTTTGTTACCTCCTTGAGTAATATTTCTGCATCGTTGCGCGTCTGAAAGTTGCCGACGCGCACCTTAAAATAAGGGGGTTCAAATTCGATAAAAACATCGTCGCGCGCCAGTTGAACACGCGCTTGCATTTGTGCATTTTCCGCTGAGACTCGCGTCGATGAAGAAAAAATTTGAACTCGAAACCCCAATGTGGCTTGAGGTTGCACATTGGCAATTTGTGTGCGAACCACATAAGCATCGGGAAAGCCCAGTGCCCTGATGGCGTCGCGCAGTATTTCTGCCGATTCGGGTGTATGGCTGTTGCCCGCTTGAATTTTGTAGAGTTGGATGTCTTCGTCAAAGTAAATATATGTCAGAACCTGAGCATCACGCTGAATTTGTTCGCGCAAGGCTTCTGCTCGGTTGTGATCGCGAAGGGCTGCGACTTGAACGCGGAAGCCCTCAATTTGTGATCCTTCCGCAGGGGGCATTGCTTCGGCGCGTGCAGGTGTTTGCAATACCATATCGTCGTCCATGAGGGTCTGCGGATCAAATTCTTCTCGCACTGCCGATGAATCAGCTACTGATGAATCAGCCATCGGAGAATCAGCCGGAGGGACGAGTTGGTTCTGCTGTGCGACACAGCCGCTCAGGAATACGATAAATAATAAGATTTTTTTGCTCATCATTTTGCATCCGGGCAGTTGTCAGTTTTATTTTTTACCTTCACCCGTGCCTTCTATCTCTACTCTATTGTTCAGACATGATTTTACAGGTTTGACTCTCACACTTTAAGAATACATGCAAAATTTGTCAACGACTTATATTGCGTAATTTGTCGAAGAATGCTCTGTTTTGCCCAATATCTTGTATATCTTGTGTAAGATAGAGCACTCCGGATTTACTGTCCTAACCACCGCTCAAATATTTCTGAGTAATTGCCTTTTGCTACGCCTTTTTCCGTTATGATTGCCGTGACGAGGTGGTTAGGGGTCACGTCAAAGGCGGGATTGTACACCTGGATGCCACTGGGCGCGGTTTGCCGGCCCATGCCGTGCGTGATTTCTTCTTCTTCGCGCTCTTCAATGGGAATTTGTGCGCCGGTATCGCGTTTCATGTCAATGGTAGATAAGGGTGCAGCTACGTAAAAGGGCACCTGATGCGCTTTGGCTAAAATTGCCAGTCCATAGGTGCCGATTTTGTTGGCTACGTCTCCGTTTCTGGCAATGCGGTCTGCACCGACAACGATGCTGTCGATGTTTTTTTCGCGGAGCACCGCAGCAGCCATGCTATCGCATATCACGGTGACATCTACGCCGCTTTGATTCAGTTCCCAGGCAGTGAGGCGCGACCCCTGCAAGAGTGGACGGGTTTCGTCGGCATAGACCGCGACTTGTTTGCCCGCTTCAACGGCGGCGTAAACCACTGCGAGAGCCGTGCCGTAGTCAGCCGTGGCCAGGCCGCCTGCATTGCAGTGGGTCAATACAGTCGCCTGTGAGGATAGCAATTCGGCACCATTGCGACCAATTTGGCGACATATTCTTTTGTCGTCTTCAAAAATTTCATGGGCCTCTTTAAGCAGGCGCTCGCGTTTTTCTGCGGGTGAATGGTTATCTGCTTTGGCGAGGACCTTTTCCTGGCGGTCCAGTGCCCAAAAGAGGTTGACGGCTGTGGGGCGCGTTTGCGCCAGTTTTTGAATGCTTTCTGCGACATACTGATCAAAGTCGGCATTCCGAGCTATGGCTTCTTGCGCTGCAATCACGACGCCATAAGCAGCCGCTACACCAATGGCTGGAGCGCCGCGCACCCTCAAGCTGACGATGGCTTCTGCCACTGTGTTGACGTCGCGGCAAGTGATGAATTTGTACTCTTCTGGCAATAAGGTCTGGTCGATGAGGCGCAGGGCATCATTTTCCCAGGTGATGGTCGGAACTGGCATTGGCCATCTCCAGTTGTCACGGGTCGCGGATTAAGTTGTTTGTCAATACATCGTCTTCAATACGCTCTATCGGCGCATCGCGCCACAGGCGTTCCAGTCCGTAAAATTGGCGCGATTCTTTTTGAAAAATATGTACGACGATGTCGAAAAAGTCGATCAGGATCCATTTCCGCACATCATATCCTTCGACCTGATAGGGGTGCTGCCCTTCTGCTTTGAGACCCTCGATTACCGCATCGGCCAGAGCGCGAACATGCACATCGGAGGTTCCCGTACAGATGATAAAGTAATCGACAAAGTCGGCTGTTTGACGCAGATCAATGGCAATGAGGTCTTCGGCTTTGCGCGATAACAACTGTTCAATACAAGCACTGCGAACGTTTTCGGTAGTATCTGACAAAGTGAATTCCCTCTTCTTATTTAAATATTTCCAACCCGCGATAATCGCGCCCAATGATGACGGTTACTTCCTCGATGCGAAAGGGGTCGGGTGTTTTTTGCTGGATCACATTGGGCGTACCGAGTACATCGGCGACTTGTTTGGCATATTCTATTTTTCCCATGCGGTCTATGACAATGGTCTCGGGAAAGTTGAAATTTTCAGCATTGCCCAGGGTCATGACATCTATGCCAAAATCGCGCAGTTTTTGCCCGACCTCGGTTGCAATGCCGCCTGTGCCACAGCCGTTGAGAATTTCAACGCGAATATTGTGAGAGACCCGGGGTGCTTCGAGCACGACATCGGGTGCCGTTTGCGGTTCCCAAAAGGCTTTTGTCGCAAAGACCAGACCGGCGATGAGCAGGCCGCCGAGAACCCATAACCATTTCATGTTGGCCAATATAACAATAAAAAAAACAATATAAAGAGAAAAAAAAGAGGCGCCAACCTTATGCGGTGGCGCCCCTATCTGTTCAGGTCAGTCCTTTAATAACGCCTGTACCTGTCGTTGTAATAATAGGGATAGCCATAACCATTGAAGGTGCTGAATCCAAATTCGATCCGAATATTGGGTTTGGGCTGATACAAAAGACTGACATTGGGAACAACGACTTGAACACCACCCGATGAGGTCGAACCGTAACGCGTATTACCCGACATTTGATTGACCAGGCCAACTTGCGCTCTGACGATGAGCGGTTTGGATATCTGATAGGTGATGTCGTTGAGATAATACTGGTTCAGGCCACCGCCATATCCCGAACTGTAACTGATTCCAATGGTGTGGTTAAATTTGAGCTTTTTCAGGTCGAACAAACCGCTGGTGGTTTTTAACCCATTCACGAGGTTCTCACCTGCGAGCGGGATTTTGTTTTGCGGCTGAATGCCAATGTCTGCCCGTGCCTGCGTCGCAATCAAAGCTAGAACTGCAAGTGTGCAAATCCATTTGTACATGTGTAAAACCCCCTTTCCGTTATGAACAGGATACAGAAACTGAGATGAGATGTCAAGTGTTCTGTTTTCTTAGACACCTGAGTATATCTTTATGTTCCATAATGGAAATTGCGCTTGAAAGAGGGAGGCGGGATGGCTATACTTATGTGTATTCCACGCGAAAGGAGAATGACATGGCAAAACAAATATATACAACAGATGCGCCTCTGTCGTGTCCGACATTGGAAAAATTGTCGAAGGAAGAGCAAGAGATGTTATTCGATGCGTTTGAGAAGGCTATCGAACTGGCTGAAAAAGCAGGTTTCCCAGAGGCTGAGATTTTTCAATTTCTTGAAGATGTGATCGATGTCCGTGCGTCTGAACAGGTCCTGGATAAAATGGAGAAAACCGGAGAGAAACCCATGCCTTTAGAGGAATTTAAAGCGGAGTTAAAAAAGCAAGAGTTGAGGTCTTTTTGACCTATAGCAATAGGGTTAGCCTTTTTCCTGGGACCGTCCGTATTCTGTCGATTCTTGATCTTTGTCAGTGTAAGGCCAGCCTTCTTCTTGGGACCGTGCCAATTCATCGCTATCGTCATCAAGGTCCCTTGCGATGAGGTCAGTCTCTTCATCATACCACCATTCGTCAATTTCTTCTTCGATGTCATCATCATTTTCGCCGTCATCTCTCCGAGACAAAGTTACATCTTGGCTATCTGGGAGGTTGGAGTCAGAGAAATTCCGGGTATCACGGGCTTCCTCACCCTCCTCTACCTTTATAAAGACTCGCTGCTTGAACTGCCTATCTTCATATTCGATCTGCTTAATGCATCCTGTGTCCAAAATGCGTTTCTGAACATTTTTATCAAGCAACCTAAAAGCTGATTGATTTAATGAAAGTCCCAATACTTTCTCTTTGATGAGCCACGCGAGTTGTTCCTGGTTCAGGTTGTTCAAGTTTTCAAGATCCACATCAAGGCCTTTAGTTCTTTTGGCCGCCACAAAAACCCTGCCAAGGCCCGAAATAGAGAACTTGTTCTTTTTACCCTCTGAGTGCTGACGTATCGCCTCTTTCTTTTCTTCTAGTTCCTTATCGACTTTCCTTTTTTCTTTGTACAATTCGATAGTTCTAGCGAGCAGTTCGCGAAAGCTTGTTTCCAACATTGTGGTTCCTCCGTATCCAGTAGCATTTAGTCAGAAAATGACCAATCTTGTTGATCTGGTCGTAATTTTGGAGAGTAGAGATAGATACGAGGCTTGTCAATCAATTCGTTCTCTCCAACATATACATTGAACTCCTTCCCGCGCAAAAATTCCAACAGCGTCAGTTAGTGAGAGTTACTTTCATAAACACCTTCTTCTCGTTCGTCCCAAGGCGGGATAACGATCTCACACTTAGGGCCACTGGCACGGCTGAGCCTTTTGTCCAGAGTTATTAAGGGACAATCGAACTCTTCGGCCAAGGCCACGTACCAAGCGTCGTAACAGGTCAAATTGTTCCGCAATGCCCATACGCGCTTAGCAAAGGGTGCAAAGGGGAATAATTCCAAGTCGAGTTGTAGCAGGTCTCCGTAGGCATTCGTGGCCTCCTGTTGCGAGATTTCACCAGCTTGTTCCAATCGGCGCAGAATATTGCTGGCTTCGACCAATATCAACTCTGGACCGATCAGTATCCCATCTGCAACAGCCGCTTCCGCCCACTGGCCTTCACGGCCCACGTCCACAAGTGTCGAGACGATTACAGATGCATCAACGACGACCATCACATTCGATCCACATCAC
This Gemmatimonadota bacterium DNA region includes the following protein-coding sequences:
- a CDS encoding penicillin-binding protein 2 — translated: MQNDFTHNGIRAHRARILFGVVAFLFAILGIRLYILQIAEWEQYRIKSEKNTMQPVIIQANRGLIRDRNGIILVDNRPAYNISVIPPRFLANIEEDKCNGLLERLGQIVDLPCETITEKLQSHNRHFYDPVKLKLDVDFEAISIIEENRYDFPGVEIQIETRRGYPIFDKSSAISTEFAHAQHNIGKSFPLAPHTLGYVGLINASQYTHLKTQGYGYDDQIGKRGIERIFEDRMRGHKGVKYIEVNAKGREVGSFPEKTDPPIPGEDLWLTLDWRVQHAAEHAFADSMRGSLVAMHPQSGEIIAMVSKPGFHPQSIRDPKAWQHLQTDPSKPLLNRSLKGEYPPASVFKMITSVAALDMGIIKADEYRLRPCTGGMVLGDRRFRCHNKNGCGPVNMRQALVKSCDVFFYQLGLKVGIDNWHRYAAMFGFGELTNIDIALGGDGEARGLLPNRAYYKQRHGFWAGGYMFNLAIGQGELLATPLQVVRYTSALATGQLPTPQVIKGTKGGSTSLPLSKEVIKTVQSMMEDVVNSPYGTGRSARLPNIVVAGKTGTAQNPHGEDHAWFVAYAPVKNPRIAIAVIVENGGSGGKIAAPIAQKTLEAYFEHVVPKSTDELIAVHNQ
- the mreD gene encoding rod shape-determining protein MreD; amino-acid sequence: MIIVRNILLILLALLLQASWIDSLAIYGIAPDIVIIILVFIAFTRGQIEATILGFISGLLIDIYDPGTRLGVNALGNSLIGFFAGYSRVGIAAEALRAQAVILFLATLLHDIIFFLVALQPLKILSIGLGTSLYTAILGTALSSVLTHFSLLNIESHAE
- a CDS encoding LysM peptidoglycan-binding domain-containing protein; amino-acid sequence: MRYNLYLIAVIVLAGCATTARTPLAPAPAPVTVPEVTEPAEVAEPIISIKPSIAIEDIEPTGDRLYDLLQKAAVETHSLRVRALLDTAAHMLRHRFVAEPETAKKWAALMRFTLERYHAISSRAPIPPHAPLATLLNTLPESVSADLLHHPHYRELKIRVLAGQADVPIDLTPEVMAYIQYFLTEKRDFFERSLSRSTAYLPMIQTIFREQGLPLDLAYKAMIESGFNNRALSRARALGMWQFMYRTGLLYGLRRNTYVDDRMNPEKSTHAAARHLNHLYDYFGDWHLVVAAYNCGQGRMDRAIARSKTRDFWEIDALPRETRNHVPKFMAAVIIAKDPTFFGFKDVVYQPPMSYDKVALTEPVNLRLAAECAGTTYTYLRHLNPELRRPYTPPAMRRNAYNLRVPKGTGAKFRANYAQIPEHKKIQLIDYVVKRGDTISGIASRVGVSSADLQAANGITNPRRLQIGQKLSIPMYPHAKRLSATTQTRPVLQTKNISHNPDPTHYRQINVTVRTGDTLWGIARRKGITVSHLRAWNNLNTNHPIHPGDRLTLWVPKDGTSESTIFYTVRTGDTLWSIARAFDTSVAALQSWNDIRSPSRLRPGTRIRVREIAD
- a CDS encoding SPOR domain-containing protein; the encoded protein is MMSKKILLFIVFLSGCVAQQNQLVPPADSPMADSSVADSSAVREEFDPQTLMDDDMVLQTPARAEAMPPAEGSQIEGFRVQVAALRDHNRAEALREQIQRDAQVLTYIYFDEDIQLYKIQAGNSHTPESAEILRDAIRALGFPDAYVVRTQIANVQPQATLGFRVQIFSSSTRVSAENAQMQARVQLARDDVFIEFEPPYFKVRVGNFQTRNDAEILLKEVTKKGYETAFIVQAKSSQ
- the mtnA gene encoding S-methyl-5-thioribose-1-phosphate isomerase, which gives rise to MPVPTITWENDALRLIDQTLLPEEYKFITCRDVNTVAEAIVSLRVRGAPAIGVAAAYGVVIAAQEAIARNADFDQYVAESIQKLAQTRPTAVNLFWALDRQEKVLAKADNHSPAEKRERLLKEAHEIFEDDKRICRQIGRNGAELLSSQATVLTHCNAGGLATADYGTALAVVYAAVEAGKQVAVYADETRPLLQGSRLTAWELNQSGVDVTVICDSMAAAVLREKNIDSIVVGADRIARNGDVANKIGTYGLAILAKAHQVPFYVAAPLSTIDMKRDTGAQIPIEEREEEEITHGMGRQTAPSGIQVYNPAFDVTPNHLVTAIITEKGVAKGNYSEIFERWLGQ
- the rsfS gene encoding ribosome silencing factor, producing the protein MSDTTENVRSACIEQLLSRKAEDLIAIDLRQTADFVDYFIICTGTSDVHVRALADAVIEGLKAEGQHPYQVEGYDVRKWILIDFFDIVVHIFQKESRQFYGLERLWRDAPIERIEDDVLTNNLIRDP
- a CDS encoding LytR C-terminal domain-containing protein — translated: MKWLWVLGGLLIAGLVFATKAFWEPQTAPDVVLEAPRVSHNIRVEILNGCGTGGIATEVGQKLRDFGIDVMTLGNAENFNFPETIVIDRMGKIEYAKQVADVLGTPNVIQQKTPDPFRIEEVTVIIGRDYRGLEIFK
- a CDS encoding type II toxin-antitoxin system VapC family toxin translates to MVVVDASVIVSTLVDVGREGQWAEAAVADGILIGPELILVEASNILRRLEQAGEISQQEATNAYGDLLQLDLELFPFAPFAKRVWALRNNLTCYDAWYVALAEEFDCPLITLDKRLSRASGPKCEIVIPPWDEREEGVYESNSH